The Chengkuizengella sediminis genome contains the following window.
ATTCTGCGGAGTTTGCTGACGTAGTTTTACCGACTACTACTTGGTCAGAGGATGAGGGAACGGTCACTAACTTAGAAGGAAGAATTATCAAGATTAATCAAGCTCAAAAACCGATTGGAGAGAGTAAAACCGATTGGGAAATACAAGTTGAAATTGCTAAACGATATGGAAAAGGTAAGTATTTTGAACATTTAAAAACGGCAAAAGATGTAGCTGATGAATTTAGATTAGCTACAAAGGGAGGTAATGCAGATTATTCAGGTGCTACATGGGAAAAAATCGAAAAACAAAACGGAGTATTTTGGCCATGTAATGAAGAAAATGCGACTGGAACGCCTCACATGTTTTTGGATAAGAAATTTTATCATCCAGATGGAAAAGCTAAGATTTGTGCACTTCCATATAGACCACCTGCTGAAGAACCAGATGAGAAGTATCCTCTTAGGTTAACAACTGGAAGAGTAGTTTATCACTATTTATCTGGAAATCAGACGAGAAGAATTCCATTTTTAAAAGATATGTGTCCTGAACCCTATGTAGAAATTCATCCAGAAATGGCTATGAAGTATCAGATTGAACATGATGAAGTTATTCGTTTATACACACGACGAGGGGAAGCATATTACAAAGTTAAAATAACAGAAGCGATACGTAAAGATACTATATTTGTCCCATATCATTGGGATCATGAAAAATCTATTAATCTACTAACAATCCCTGCGTTAGATCCGATGTCACGTATGCCGGAATTTAAAGTATGCGCTGCACAAATAGAGAAAAAGTGAGGTGTGAACATATGAAAAAGGTTTTATATATTGAATTAGAAAATTGTATTGGTTGTCGTTCATGCCTTGCTGCTTGTACACAGTGCGGTGGGCATGAACAAAGAAATCGAAATTATGTGATAGATGTAAATCCATTTGTAGACCGTCAAACGATGCCAATGATGTGTTTGCATTGCGAAAACCCTCCATGTGCAAGAAGTTGTCCAGTTCAAGCGATTCAAGTACATGAAACTGGAGCGGTATTATCAGCAATGACTGAAAAATGTCTTGGTTGTCAAAATTGTACGATCGCTTGCCCTTATGGAATTCCAAAATTTGATGTAGAGCAAAACTTAATGTATAAATGTGATTTATGTATAGATCGTACGAAGGATGGTATACCACCTATGTGTGCAAGTGTATGTCCTACGAATACTTTACAATGGGTAACAGAAGAAGAGCTGGCTGTGAAGAAAAGTCAATTTAGATTAAACAATGGAATGATGGCTAGTATGGAAGATCCATATTTGGAAAATAAAACGAATGTACATGTCAGTTTGCCGGGTATATTAGAAGGTAAAGAAAAACTATTTTAAACACCCAAAAAAGTGAAGCAAAACATCTAGCTTTTCAGCACAGGACGTGCTGATCCTACATTAGAACAATAAATTCAAATAATCGTTAGGGAGTGAAAAAATGGATAAAAATAATAAAATCCCTTTTGACGAAGATAATTATACTCATAATATTAATAAAAATAATGAACGGAAATTAGATCGAAGAGGTTTCATGAAAACGATGGTTGGAGCTGCAGGGTTATTTGCAGTTTCTACATTACCATGGGGTTCTATTGCTGCTACAGAGTTAATGGGTTTAAGAGAGAAAAAATATCCCAAAAAAGAAATTATAGATGTAAAAAAATTAAAGGTTGGGGATGCATTTGAATTTGCATATCCCACTGATCATGATTCAGCATTGTTGGTCCGATTAGGTGAAAATGAATTTAAAGCATATCAAAATGCATGTACACATCTTCGTTGCCCAGTTTTTTGGGAACAAAGTAAAAGCGAACTTGTATGTCCATGTCACCACGGCTTTTTTGATGTAAAAACGGGTTCACCAACAGCTGGACCACCTAGAAGACCACTTCCTGAAATTACAATTCAAGTTGAAGCGGGTAAAATCGTAGCAACAGGGGTGAAACGATATGAAACGTAGTTATCGAGGGGTTATTTTACTGTGTGCCGTGCTTTTTTTAAACATTATATTTACTCAAAAAGCGATTCATCAATATTATTATGAAGATTATACAGCGACAGTTATTTATGCAGTATTAAATCTGGTATTATTCCCAGTAGCACTATTCATCTACTATAAAGAAAAGAATGTATAACTGTACCCCATAACCTAATTTGAACTATTTAAAAAGGATGGTGGACTAGATGAATGATTTTCGCATGGAGATATGTTTCATTCAACAAAAAGGGTTAGCATTATCGGATAAAGTAAAGAGACAGATGAGTGAATTATTTGGTAAAGAAGCAGAATGTTTTATAGAAACCAAAGAAAAGGACAATATGGAAATTGCTACAACAGAGATTAGAGGTAAAGGTAGCTGGGAAAATGAAGAGCAATTAATTTCCTATATTGAGGAACAATTGGAATTGGAGATACTAACCTCCATATACGGATATAGTGTTCAAGTGTTTCCAAATAAAAAAGGCTGTCGTCATTGCGGTTAACCAATTTTAACATTTATGATAAACTGATAATTAAAATATCTATATTCATGGGAAGTAGGGATATGATATGACAAAAATTCTTATCGTAGACGATCATGCCGTTGTCAGGACTGGTCTAATGATGTTGTTAGATGCAAATCCACATGTTGAAGTCATTGGTGAAGCTGCAGAAGGTAATGAGGCCATTCAAAAATCACTTGATTTAAAACCTGACGTTGTATTAATGGATCTCAGTATGCCACATGGAAAAGATGGCCTATCAGCTACCACAGAACTTAAAAAAATAATGCCAGAAATAAACATATTGATTCTTACAATGCACGATGATGAAGAATATTTGTTTCGAGTGATTCAAGCTGGGGCTTCTGGATACATTCTTAAAAGCGCTCCACATGAGGAATTATTAAACGCGATTCAATGTGTGGCGTCAGGATCTGCTTATTTATACCCTTCAGCAATCAGAACACTTATGGAGGAGTATTTGGAGAAAGTAAAACAGGGTGAAAACTTTGATACTTTTGATTTATTATCTGATCGTGAAAAAGAAGTACTAACTTGGGTAGCTAAAGGGTATGCCAATAAGGACATCGGTGAGCAATTAAATATTAGTGTTAAAACAGTTGAAACACATAAAAGCAAATTAATGGAGAAGTTGAATCTAAGAACAAGGCCAGAATTAGTGAAATATGCCTTGAAAAAGGGGTTGCTTCATTTTGAATAGAAATAATCTATATCCTGATATTAATCAAAATGTAAAACAACTTCTTTCGAATATAGATGCTAGTATCGTTTCTTCGAAAACAAAGGAAAAATTACAAGAAACATTAAATCAATTGGTGGATCTTAAAACGGCACTAGATGAATCGTCCATCGTGGCAGTAACTGATCAGCATGGCATCATTAATTATGTAAATGATAAGTTTTGTGAAATTTCCAAATATACAACAAAAGAGTTAATAGGACAAAATCATCGTATTGTTAATTCTGGACTTCACTCTGAAGAATTCATGAGAGATTTATGGGATACGATATTGAATGGCAAGGTATGGAAAGGTGAAATAAAAAATAAAGCGAAAGATGGGTCGTATTATTGGGTAAACACAACAATCGTGCCTTTTTTAAACGAAACAAACCAACCTTATCAGTTTTTATCAATTCGGACAGAGATTACAAAGCTAAAACAAGCAGAAAAAGAACTTAAAAACATGATGACTAAATTAATGAATGTGCAAGAGGACGAGAGAAGGAAAATATCTAGGGAATTACACGATGGAATTGGCCAGCGATTGTTTTCTTTACTCATACAAATTGATCAGATATCTCATGACATAGAACATGATAGCTTAGAATTAATGAGGAATGATGTTTCGAATATCATACAAGATATTCGTAACATGTCTTGGGAGCTTAGACCTTCTGTTTTAGATGATTTAGGTGTAGTTCCAGCTATTCGCTCCTACTTGAAGGAATATTCTCAGCATTATGGTATTGAAGTACAATTAGATACGAATATAAAAAAACGTCTGGAAATAGATATAGAAACAACAATTTATCGTGTAATTCAAGAAGCTTTGACGAACATAGGTAAATATGCAGATGTCTCTGAAGCATTTGTGAAAATGATGGAGGATGATAGTAAGATTGTAGTTAGTATTATGGATTACGGTCACGGGTTTGTAAGACAACCTGATATGAAGGGTGTAGGATTATTTAGT
Protein-coding sequences here:
- a CDS encoding 4Fe-4S dicluster domain-containing protein, translated to MKKVLYIELENCIGCRSCLAACTQCGGHEQRNRNYVIDVNPFVDRQTMPMMCLHCENPPCARSCPVQAIQVHETGAVLSAMTEKCLGCQNCTIACPYGIPKFDVEQNLMYKCDLCIDRTKDGIPPMCASVCPTNTLQWVTEEELAVKKSQFRLNNGMMASMEDPYLENKTNVHVSLPGILEGKEKLF
- a CDS encoding response regulator, with protein sequence MTKILIVDDHAVVRTGLMMLLDANPHVEVIGEAAEGNEAIQKSLDLKPDVVLMDLSMPHGKDGLSATTELKKIMPEINILILTMHDDEEYLFRVIQAGASGYILKSAPHEELLNAIQCVASGSAYLYPSAIRTLMEEYLEKVKQGENFDTFDLLSDREKEVLTWVAKGYANKDIGEQLNISVKTVETHKSKLMEKLNLRTRPELVKYALKKGLLHFE
- a CDS encoding Rieske (2Fe-2S) protein, whose amino-acid sequence is MDKNNKIPFDEDNYTHNINKNNERKLDRRGFMKTMVGAAGLFAVSTLPWGSIAATELMGLREKKYPKKEIIDVKKLKVGDAFEFAYPTDHDSALLVRLGENEFKAYQNACTHLRCPVFWEQSKSELVCPCHHGFFDVKTGSPTAGPPRRPLPEITIQVEAGKIVATGVKRYET
- a CDS encoding PAS domain-containing sensor histidine kinase; the encoded protein is MNRNNLYPDINQNVKQLLSNIDASIVSSKTKEKLQETLNQLVDLKTALDESSIVAVTDQHGIINYVNDKFCEISKYTTKELIGQNHRIVNSGLHSEEFMRDLWDTILNGKVWKGEIKNKAKDGSYYWVNTTIVPFLNETNQPYQFLSIRTEITKLKQAEKELKNMMTKLMNVQEDERRKISRELHDGIGQRLFSLLIQIDQISHDIEHDSLELMRNDVSNIIQDIRNMSWELRPSVLDDLGVVPAIRSYLKEYSQHYGIEVQLDTNIKKRLEIDIETTIYRVIQEALTNIGKYADVSEAFVKMMEDDSKIVVSIMDYGHGFVRQPDMKGVGLFSMEERARAVNGHLEIESEPEKGTQIKLTINKSQVKSLM